From a single Caloenas nicobarica isolate bCalNic1 chromosome 12, bCalNic1.hap1, whole genome shotgun sequence genomic region:
- the PRPS1 gene encoding ribose-phosphate pyrophosphokinase 1 yields the protein MLRRRFRTPAAAGFGAKRSAEESVAAAAASMPNIKIFSGSSHPDLSQKIADRLGLELGKVVTKKFSNQETCVEIGESVRGEDVYIVQSGCGEINDNLMELLIMINACKIASASRVTAVIPCFPYARQDKKDKSRAPISAKLVANMLSVAGADHIITMDLHASQIQGFFDIPVDNLYAEPAVLKWIKENIAEWKNCTIVSPDAGGAKRVTSIADRLNVDFALIHKERKKANEVDRMVLVGDVKDRVAILVDDMADTCGTICHAADKLVSAGATKVYAILTHGIFSGPAISRINNACFEAVVVTNTIPQEDKMKQCPKIQVIDISMILAEAIRRTHNGESVSYLFSHVPL from the exons ATGCTGAG GAGGCGGTTTCGCACCCCTGCGGCAGCCGGCTTCGGTGCGAAGCGGAGCGCGGAGGAGAGCGTCGCTGCCGCAGCCGCCAGCATGCCAAATATTAAGATCTTCAGCGGGAGCTCGCACCCGGACCTGTCGCAGAAGATCGCCGATCGCCTCGGCCTGGAGCTGGGCAAGGTGGTCACGAAAAAATTCAGCAACCAGGAGACGTG TGTGGAAATAGGTGAGAGCGTACGCGGAGAGGATGTCTACATTGTGCAGAGTGGCTGTGGGGAGATCAATGACAATCTGATGGAGCTGCTTATCATGATAAACGCCTGTAAGATTGCCTCAGCCAGCAGAGTCACCGCTGTCATCCCCTGCTTCCCTTACGCTCGGCAGGACAAAAAGGACAAG AGTCGAGCTCCAATCTCTGCCAAGCTGGTTGCAAACATGCTGTCTGTGGCAGGTGCGGATCATATAATCACCATGGACCTGCATGCATCTCAGATTCAG ggtttttttgataTCCCTGTTGATAACCTGTATGCTGAGCCTGCAGTTCTTAAGTGGATCAAAGAGAACATTGCAGAGTGGAAGAACTGCACCATTGTTTCACCAGATGCTGGTGGAGCCAAGAG AGTGACCTCCATTGCCGATCGATTGAATGTAGACTTCGCCCTCATTCACAAGGAGCGCAAGAAAGCCAACGAGGTGGATCGCATGGTGCTGGTGGGTGATGTGAAAGACAGAGTGGCCATTCTGGTAGATGATATGGCAGACACGTGTGGTACCATCTGTCATGCTGCGGACAA ACTTGTGTCAGCTGGAGCCACCAAAGTTTATGCCATCCTAACTCACGGGATCTTTTCTGGGCCAGCAATTTCTCGGATCAACAATGCCTGTTTTGAGGCAGTTGTTGTCACAAACACAATACCGCAGGAGGACAAGATGAAGCAGTGCCCTAAAATCCAG gtGATTGACATCTCCATGATCCTTGCAGAGGCCATCAGGAGGACTCATAATGGGGAATCTGTCTCCTACTTATTCAGCCATGTCCCTTTATAA